Proteins found in one Seonamhaeicola sp. S2-3 genomic segment:
- a CDS encoding C10 family peptidase has protein sequence MKNFISKSQNVIIKTLLCCILVSSSLFAQTKAPFMTDVWGGVNCYDNNGNSVYPGNYYTPNHCSAGCVAISMAQILYYYQWPIIGVGSHVFSDNYNGELRRHAVFFDTIEYDWSNMLDEYYGKPSTDIEQRAIGELFYSTATALEMDFEPSGSTSNLNKTPFVYNNFFRYACHYEDVSWPSFWDKLKENVLAGYPVPIAISATRTGDGHVVVANGYKEIDGKPYYYLNWGWYNVNNINGWYNIQGWTSETGGYNTVDGAVFDIMPNPQITSIEATGTGNDFTVNWEVSSRINWNEFTLEQKVDQGNWEEVANGITSKSYTINNPTGEVYQFRVKVMIDGLYYEDSWSEIEAYAVSGGYDGYGNFGGKQYAYARQTPDNDLNFTNDYTFETWIRLKDGNSNGNVIIDQQPVFGLEITDVTATDYSVKFISHSSGAELISSATGNKLENNKWVHIAVCHTTNNTKLFVDGVLRHEDTSTNFNLTSSNSALNIAERYNGGYSGRIIADLDQIRISKTARYTTNFTPIKEQIYLVDENTVLYLPFQDVHNIRLKDKASNLSVIVKNDTDYVEWNFDKTSSTLSNESFELIKTSLSVFPNPVTNNHLEVAFNKELDINAIQFKVFDIHGRLLGVKSNKVGINTWQLDIQNANSGIYVLQIQGDGFTASKKIMIK, from the coding sequence ATGAAAAACTTCATTAGTAAATCACAAAATGTTATAATCAAGACACTATTGTGCTGCATATTAGTTAGCTCATCTTTGTTTGCTCAAACCAAAGCGCCTTTTATGACAGATGTTTGGGGAGGTGTAAATTGTTATGATAATAATGGAAACTCTGTTTACCCAGGAAATTATTATACTCCAAATCATTGTTCAGCTGGTTGTGTTGCTATTTCAATGGCTCAAATTTTATATTATTACCAATGGCCAATAATAGGCGTTGGTAGCCATGTTTTTTCAGATAACTATAACGGAGAATTAAGACGTCACGCTGTATTTTTTGATACCATTGAATACGATTGGTCTAACATGCTCGATGAATATTATGGCAAACCATCAACAGACATAGAGCAAAGGGCAATAGGAGAGCTTTTCTACAGTACAGCTACTGCTCTAGAAATGGATTTTGAACCAAGTGGTTCTACCTCCAATCTAAATAAAACACCTTTTGTTTATAATAACTTCTTTAGATATGCTTGCCATTATGAAGATGTGAGTTGGCCTTCTTTTTGGGATAAATTAAAAGAAAATGTTTTAGCAGGATACCCAGTACCTATTGCTATTAGCGCAACAAGAACAGGAGATGGTCATGTTGTGGTGGCTAATGGGTATAAAGAAATAGACGGTAAACCTTACTATTATTTAAATTGGGGTTGGTACAATGTTAATAATATAAATGGTTGGTACAATATTCAAGGTTGGACAAGTGAAACTGGAGGATATAATACGGTTGATGGCGCTGTTTTTGATATTATGCCTAATCCGCAAATTACATCAATTGAAGCAACTGGAACTGGAAATGATTTTACTGTTAATTGGGAAGTAAGCAGCAGAATTAATTGGAATGAGTTTACACTAGAACAAAAGGTAGATCAAGGTAATTGGGAAGAAGTTGCAAATGGTATAACGTCTAAGTCTTATACAATAAATAATCCTACAGGTGAGGTTTATCAGTTTAGAGTTAAAGTTATGATTGACGGCCTATATTATGAAGATTCGTGGTCTGAAATTGAGGCTTATGCTGTAAGTGGTGGTTATGATGGTTATGGTAATTTTGGTGGTAAACAGTATGCTTATGCTAGACAAACTCCGGATAATGATTTAAACTTTACTAATGATTACACTTTTGAAACTTGGATACGATTAAAAGATGGTAATAGTAATGGTAATGTTATTATAGACCAACAGCCTGTTTTTGGTTTAGAAATTACAGATGTTACAGCTACAGACTACTCAGTTAAATTTATTTCTCATTCTAGTGGTGCAGAATTAATTTCTAGTGCCACAGGTAATAAATTAGAGAATAATAAATGGGTTCACATTGCTGTATGTCATACCACAAATAACACCAAGCTTTTTGTTGATGGTGTATTAAGGCATGAAGACACCAGTACAAATTTTAATTTAACTAGCTCTAATTCAGCACTAAATATTGCAGAACGTTATAATGGGGGGTATTCTGGAAGAATTATAGCAGATTTAGACCAAATTAGAATTTCAAAAACCGCAAGATATACCACAAATTTTACTCCCATAAAAGAGCAAATATATCTAGTAGATGAAAATACCGTTTTATACCTGCCTTTTCAAGATGTTCATAATATTAGGCTAAAAGATAAAGCTAGTAATTTAAGCGTAATAGTTAAAAATGACACAGATTATGTTGAATGGAATTTTGATAAAACCAGCAGTACATTATCAAATGAATCATTTGAGTTGATTAAAACTTCACTAAGCGTATTTCCTAACCCAGTTACCAATAATCATTTAGAAGTTGCATTCAATAAAGAATTAGATATAAATGCCATCCAATTTAAGGTGTTCGATATTCATGGAAGACTATTGGGTGTTAAGTCTAATAAAGTAGGAATTAATACTTGGCAATTAGACATACAAAACGCCAATTCAGGAATCTATGTTTTGCAAATACAAGGAGATGGTTTTACTGCTAGCAAGAAAATAATGATAAAATAA
- a CDS encoding LamG-like jellyroll fold domain-containing protein → MKQQLLTFLAVTCLILVSHAQDYCLELDEANAQRVRYLTSSGDILDTKLNGATDYTIEVWVKPTSTDIHNNVILKRWNQFALTLYQDDNKRFYFTHYAPSTTGANTYVNTKYNVININEWNHLVVINDGTANTLKLYANGVEVTGDTSGNPTTQTALPLDAAPSASNLYVGYGGTGTYLTAQVDKIRIKNTAESIASLQTSVTDAAYTVDANTAVLYNFDEGSGLASVNEADSENGIFQCNAGDCVAGETWWVDLSTTLTSKAFNTTSFKLFPNPAKNKQFIVQAKNNESLLGIVIYDVFGKTVKKEDFKSTTFYTDINVNNLKSGVYIIKVNTTEGVGTQKLIIK, encoded by the coding sequence ATGAAACAACAATTACTAACATTTTTAGCAGTTACGTGTTTAATTTTGGTCTCTCATGCTCAAGATTATTGTCTTGAACTTGATGAAGCAAATGCACAAAGAGTAAGGTACTTGACAAGTTCAGGAGATATTTTAGATACAAAATTAAATGGTGCAACAGATTACACCATAGAAGTTTGGGTAAAACCAACAAGTACAGATATACACAATAATGTAATCTTAAAAAGGTGGAATCAATTTGCTTTAACCTTATACCAAGATGATAACAAAAGATTTTACTTTACTCATTACGCACCATCTACAACTGGTGCTAATACATACGTTAACACAAAATACAACGTAATTAATATAAATGAATGGAATCATTTAGTAGTTATTAATGATGGAACTGCCAATACTTTAAAACTATATGCTAATGGAGTAGAAGTAACAGGAGATACTTCTGGGAACCCAACCACTCAAACAGCACTACCATTAGATGCTGCTCCTAGTGCTTCAAATTTATATGTGGGGTATGGAGGAACAGGAACATATTTAACAGCACAGGTAGATAAAATAAGAATAAAAAATACAGCCGAATCTATTGCAAGTTTGCAAACATCTGTAACAGACGCTGCATATACAGTAGACGCCAACACAGCGGTATTGTATAATTTTGATGAAGGCAGTGGCTTAGCATCTGTAAATGAAGCAGATTCTGAAAATGGCATTTTTCAATGTAATGCAGGAGATTGTGTTGCGGGTGAAACTTGGTGGGTTGATTTAAGCACTACGTTAACCTCTAAAGCATTTAATACTACTAGTTTTAAATTATTTCCAAACCCTGCTAAAAATAAACAGTTTATTGTTCAAGCTAAAAACAATGAAAGTTTATTAGGAATAGTAATTTATGATGTTTTTGGAAAGACAGTAAAAAAAGAAGACTTTAAAAGTACCACTTTTTACACTGATATTAATGTTAATAATTTAAAATCAGGGGTTTATATTATTAAAGTGAATACAACTGAAGGCGTTGGGACTCAAAAATTAATTATAAAATAG